The DNA segment AAATTTGCAGATTCTATGCTTAGACGATATTGCTCTTCCACTGCGTTAGCAAAATTAGCAATTTTCTCCTGCAAAGACAACGGCGGAACAGGGACTTTCATTTCTTCTATCTGTGAAATAGTCAGCACTAATTGTGTTGTAGATGAAGTTGCACGGGAAAGAAGCGCCTGTTGTCCAACCGTACTTTTAAGATAAGCAGCCAAGAAACCCGGCAACATTTGCTCGCCAAGCCTGATTGCAATTAAATTTGATGTGATAACTGCCTGGTTTAGAGAGTTCGGAATGGCAGCTATTTTTAGTTGTGTGCCACGTGATGTAATAATTACATCATAAGGCAATACCATACTTTTTTTTATATTTTTGAGGTTAATTGTGTGAATGTGGGACAGATTTGCTTCATTAATTTGACCATCAAAAATATCCTTAATGTTTATTGTTGGTAAGGTTTCGGTCCCTTTATATTCATGAATATTATAAAGTGAAACGCCAGCGAATATCTCTCTTGCCAAAGTTCGTAATAGTTTAATAGGAAAAGCATTCTTCATAGTTACTACAAGTATAAGAAAAATATTTTGTTATGTCAATACTCTTTATAAATATTAAAATATTTTAATATTTAACACAGAGTAGAAAATATTTAAAATATAAACAGTTGTGTTGCTCAATTATTATTAATATAGCCGTTTCGTATACTTGAATTGCCAAAAGCGGGTTATAAAGAAATCCTTTCAATGAGGCTAAATACCCTTCATAATCTTTATTTTTATCTGAGCTTTTTTAAAAAAATGCGGGACGCTATTAGAAATGGAGCCTTTGATAGTTTCAAAAAAGAACAGTCTTATGTGCTTCAGAATAACTTTGTGGAAATACACTGAAGGGCACAGATTTTTTGATTCGTTCTCGTTACCACTTTAATCCCTTTAAAAACTTCTTATTATCCAGAAACCACTTGACTGTCTTCTCTACCCCCTGTTCGATAGAGGTCTTTGGTTTCCAGCCAAGAAGTTTTTTTGCCTTTTCTATATGAGCCCATGTAGCAGTAACATCAGCAGGGTGCCTTGGGAGGGTTTTAATTTTTGCTTTTTTGCCAAGATTCTTTTCAATGAGTTTAATCACATATTTGAGTTTTACAGGGTGGTCGCTTCCAAGATTTATTGTCTCATAACCTGTTGGTTTCAGAGCCTTTATTGTCCCATCTGCAATATCATCGATGTAAGTAAAATCCCTGGTCTGGTTACCATCTCCAAAAACTGGTATTGCTATTCCTGCATCTATGTTTTTAATGAACTTAAATATGCTCATGTCAGGCCTGCCAGCAGGTCCATACACAGTGAAATACCTTAAAACACATAGATCAATACCATATAGGTAATGATATGAGTAGCATAAAGCTTCGGCCCCCTTTTTTGTAGCAGAGTATGGGGCAAGTGGTGTATCGGTCTTAATATCTTCCTTAAATGGCATTTTGTCCAGGCCGTAAATGCTTGATGTAGAGGCAAGGACAAACTTTTTGACTCCAAATTCCCTGCAGCATTCGAGGAGATTCAACGTCCCTTTTACATTGGTGTCAAGGTAGGCCCATGGATTTTCAACCGAAGCCCTTACCCCTGCCCTCGCAGCAAGATTAATGACCGCATCTATCTTATTTCTTGAGAACAGCCCCCTTAAAAAATGATAATCGCATATATCCGACTTATGGAAAATAAAATTTGCTTTATCCTTTAAACTACCGAGCCTCCATTCTTTTAGCCTCACGTCATAATAATCGTTTATATTATCAATACCAAGGACTGTGGAGCCATTTTTAAGCAGCCTTTCAGAGACCTTCCAGCCAATGAATCCTGCACAGCCTGTAATGAGTATATTTTTCATGTTAAATTACTTTTACCCCTTCTCACTTCTTACTTTTGAGTTATAGCCTCCAGTAGTGAAAGCCTGCTTTTTCTGAAATATGAGGCTCAAACAAACCCTTTATATCAATAAGGACAGGGCTGCCATTGCAGAGGGTTTTTAAATATTCAATTGCAAAATTTCTATATGCCGTATGTTTTACAGCTAAGATTATTCCATCGTAAGGAGTAGCATCCTCAGGCCTCTCTATGAGAGAAATTCCATATGTCTCCAGAACCTCTTTCTTTAAGGCATGGGGGTCGTGGATAAAAACCTCCACGCCGTAATCCTTGAGCTCATTGTAAATATCTAAAACCTTTGTATTCCTTATGTCACGGATGTTTTCCTTAAAGGTCAGGCCGAGGATAAGGATTTTGCTCCCCTTCACTGCCCTGTTTGAGGCTATGAGCTGTTTAACGGTCTGCTCTGCTATGTATTTGCCTATGCTGTCATTAATCCTCCTGCCTGAAAGAATTACCTCAGGATGATAGCCAACTGCCTGTGCCTTAAAAGTAAGGTAATAAGGGTCTACCCCTATGCAGTGGCCTCCAACAAGGCCTGGTTCAAAGCGTAGAAAGTTCCACTTTGTGGATGCTGCAGCGAGGACCTCTTTTGTGTCAAGGTCAAGTCTATGGAAAATAATGCTCAATTCGTTTATAAGTGCAATATTGAGGTCCCTCTGTATATTCTCTATCACCTTTGCTGCTTCAGCTGTTTTGATATTGGGTGCCTTGTGGATTCCTGCTTTAACAACTGCCCCATAGAGCTGGGCGAGGAGCTCTGCAGTTTCCTCGTCCTGGGCTGCCACTACCTTTACAATGTTTGGTAGTGTATGGAGTTTGTCGCCTGGGTTGATTCTTTCAGGAGAATAACCTATTTTAAAATCTCTGCCACAGGTAAGACCTGAGAAGTCTGAGATGATTGGCGCACAAAACTCTTCTGTCACCCCCGGGTAAACTGTTGATTCATACACTACAATTGTGCCTCTGGAGATGTTTTCCCCGATTGTTTCAGAGGCATTCCTGAGATGGCTGAGTTCTGGAATCTTGCGTTCATCAATCGGGGTCGGCACAGCCACAATTATTACTGCGGCCTCTCGCAGCCTTTCAGAATTGCTGGTAAATTCTACCTTTGATGCGAGAATCTCATTTTTTGATATTTCGCCTGTTACATCTATGCTGCTTGAGAGCTGCTCTATGCGGTCTTTTTTAATATCAAAGCCGATGACCTGCTTAAAAGTTCTGCCAAACTCAATGGCCAATGGAAGGCCTACATAGCCAAGCCCCACAATAGCAATAGTTTTGTTGCCCTTTAAAAAATCCTCAATCATTGTTGCCATAAACTAAAACACAGATTATCACAGATTTCTTGCAGATAGTCACAGATATAATCTGCGTTCATCTCAAGTCAACCCTTCTTATCGCTGGATTTAAGTAATTTCATGTAACAGCCTTGATTGTCTGATATAATACAGCAAAGCAGGAAGGAAAAACAATTGGTGAGGTAATTTGAAAAATTGAAGATAGCGCTTATCCGCAAACATTATAACCCTTTTGGCGGCGCAGAGAATTACCTCAGTCTTGTTATGGAGAGGCTTCAGAATGAAGGCCATGAGGTTCATATTTTCACAGCATTGTGGCCAGAAAATAAAGCAGCGACACATCTGATTAATATACTTAAGAAACCATCCTTCCTGTCAAATCTCCACTTTGCAATGAAGGCTAAAAGCCTTTTGATGAGGGAGCCGTTTGACTGTATCATGAGCTTTGAACGCACTCTTTATCAGGATATTTACAGGGCAGGAGATGGATGTCACAGGGAGTGGCTGAGGAGGCGTGGAGCTATCGAGCCTTTATATAAAAGGCTGAGCTTTTTCTTAAATCCGCATCATATTGCTTTGCTTTCCCTTGAAAGGCAGTGTTTTTTGAACTCAAAGATTATCATAGCCAATTCCATGATGGTTAAAAAGGATATAGCCAAAAACTATTCGCTCCCAGAGGGAAAAATAAAGGTAATTTATAATGGCGTTGACCTCCAGAGGTTTAAGCCAGCGTCCTCAGAGGAGAAAAAAAACCT comes from the Nitrospirota bacterium genome and includes:
- a CDS encoding restriction endonuclease subunit S codes for the protein MKNAFPIKLLRTLAREIFAGVSLYNIHEYKGTETLPTINIKDIFDGQINEANLSHIHTINLKNIKKSMVLPYDVIITSRGTQLKIAAIPNSLNQAVITSNLIAIRLGEQMLPGFLAAYLKSTVGQQALLSRATSSTTQLVLTISQIEEMKVPVPPLSLQEKIANFANAVEEQYRLSIESAN
- a CDS encoding GDP-mannose 4,6-dehydratase; amino-acid sequence: MKNILITGCAGFIGWKVSERLLKNGSTVLGIDNINDYYDVRLKEWRLGSLKDKANFIFHKSDICDYHFLRGLFSRNKIDAVINLAARAGVRASVENPWAYLDTNVKGTLNLLECCREFGVKKFVLASTSSIYGLDKMPFKEDIKTDTPLAPYSATKKGAEALCYSYHYLYGIDLCVLRYFTVYGPAGRPDMSIFKFIKNIDAGIAIPVFGDGNQTRDFTYIDDIADGTIKALKPTGYETINLGSDHPVKLKYVIKLIEKNLGKKAKIKTLPRHPADVTATWAHIEKAKKLLGWKPKTSIEQGVEKTVKWFLDNKKFLKGLKW
- a CDS encoding nucleotide sugar dehydrogenase, giving the protein MIEDFLKGNKTIAIVGLGYVGLPLAIEFGRTFKQVIGFDIKKDRIEQLSSSIDVTGEISKNEILASKVEFTSNSERLREAAVIIVAVPTPIDERKIPELSHLRNASETIGENISRGTIVVYESTVYPGVTEEFCAPIISDFSGLTCGRDFKIGYSPERINPGDKLHTLPNIVKVVAAQDEETAELLAQLYGAVVKAGIHKAPNIKTAEAAKVIENIQRDLNIALINELSIIFHRLDLDTKEVLAAASTKWNFLRFEPGLVGGHCIGVDPYYLTFKAQAVGYHPEVILSGRRINDSIGKYIAEQTVKQLIASNRAVKGSKILILGLTFKENIRDIRNTKVLDIYNELKDYGVEVFIHDPHALKKEVLETYGISLIERPEDATPYDGIILAVKHTAYRNFAIEYLKTLCNGSPVLIDIKGLFEPHISEKAGFHYWRL
- a CDS encoding glycosyltransferase family 4 protein, which produces MKIALIRKHYNPFGGAENYLSLVMERLQNEGHEVHIFTALWPENKAATHLINILKKPSFLSNLHFAMKAKSLLMREPFDCIMSFERTLYQDIYRAGDGCHREWLRRRGAIEPLYKRLSFFLNPHHIALLSLERQCFLNSKIIIANSMMVKKDIAKNYSLPEGKIKVIYNGVDLQRFKPASSEEKKNLKSSFKIKEDRVILFVGSDFKRKGLITLLRAFSLLVPKHRDKRLIIAGKGKIELYSSVCKRFGIDRDVTFRGPEQEVEKLYAIADVFVLPTIYDPFSNATLEAMASGLPVITTRYNGASELIENGVHGFIIDNPLDAGAFAEKISTVLQQTEEMGKKARIKVEGYSIERSVNKVIETIALAHCKA